The window gtccaggacgaactcaagtcgtccaggacgaactcgttaaccatggttagtttatgaaagcctataaatatgtgattgtggttctcacaattaatatcatccttcgggatgaaatggccaagtgctctgcacggctactcccactatacacacaccctagcctagctttgtaatagaaatatcagtagtggttagagtttgtaatattgagagtagtggccattgtagccgaaccttcgggtttggatttatagcaccttcgaggtatttatcaatatacagatataccttggaaaatattgtgtgttggtttaatattttcatatcctcagaaatcgacccaataaatatccggaacacgaaacccattacagaactgcaatttgtttatccgcaagattcgaaagaattttaaattgtagtgagtatcgtattcaacccccccttctacgatactttgacCTAACagaaatgtttcacttgagaaaagaacttggctttatcatttttggaccatgtcgagggaatgtcaccggttgctcagtaattgactatgtcggcgaaccaagggagagtggaaatcGAGAGAAGGTGTTCATCGGGAAATGCctcgcttaagggcaagtcATTAGTAgattcaaccactaatcgagagaggtgatcggcgacgacattctcacaacctttcttatccctaatctctaagtcaaactcttggagcaacaacACCCATCTAATCAAgcgggcttttgagtcttttttagagaaaagataCCTAAGGGCGGCATGGtcggtgtaaacaatgattttggacccgataagataagagcgaaatttttctaaggcaaagactacggctagaagctccttctcgatggtagagtaattgagttgggcatTATTTAAGTTTTACTAGCGTAGTAAATGACatgaggcctcttatctattcgttgtcctaaaaccgctgttatggcataatcggatgcgtcacacatgagctcaaaaggttgactccaatcgggagacttcatgatcggggccgaaGTCAATTCTCTCTTAAGGCCTTTGAAGGAATGAACACACTCTCTTGTGaactcgaatttgacatccttagctagaaggttggtcaaaggtcgAGCCTTTTTACTAAAATCCTGAATGAATCTACGATAAAGtcccgcatgtccaaggaaagagcgaatttccttaacggacttgggaGGTGGAAGATTAGCAATTAGGTCAACCTTTGCCTTGTCTACTTCAAtccctttttcagaaattttgtgtcctaaaacgattccctccttaaccataatatgacatttctcccaatttCACACTAAatccgtttcctcacatcttttcaaaactaagtcAAGATTGTcaaggcattggtgaaaagacggtccaaagatggaaaagtcatctatgaagacttctagaaagtcacctatcatttccgagaaaatgctagtcatgcacctttggaatgtggatgggcccgtggttaggcCGAAAGCTAGGCGTCTATATgcgaaggttccaaaagggcaTGTGAAACtggtcttttcttggtcttcgGGAGTAAtcgggatttgaaaatatcccgaatAACCATCTAAAAAGCAATAGAAAgcatgacccgctaacctctctagcatttgatcgataaaaggcagaggaaaatgatctttcctagtgacggcattgagcttcctaaagtctatgcacattctccaaccggattggacacgcgttggaacttgctcattgttctcattggTTACCAAAGTAATGCCCGACTTTTTAGGCACTACATGGACAAGGCTCACCCACTTGCTATCggaaatgggataaatgatcctGTTGTCTAAGCACTTACGAAtttctttcttaactacctccatcatgggaggattcaacctcctttgaggttctctcacgggctttgcatcttctaccaaatgaatcctatgttggacaatcgccgggctaattcctttaatgtctgaaatgctccaccctatcgctcccttatgctttctaaggattcctaaaagttcttcctcttgtgacgtagtcaaattagaggcaatgataacgggGTAGGACTCGTTAAggcctagaaaagcatacttaagagtgtcgggaagaggtttgagttctaatTCCGGCGGGTGTGACTCAACCGTTTTCTTAGGTAAAGGAAaa of the Daucus carota subsp. sativus chromosome 4, DH1 v3.0, whole genome shotgun sequence genome contains:
- the LOC135152142 gene encoding uncharacterized mitochondrial protein AtMg00860-like, with the translated sequence MVKEGIVLGHKISEKGIEVDKAKVDLIANLPPPKSVKEIRSFLGHAGLYRRFIQDFSKKARPLTNLLAKDVKFEFTRECVHSFKGLKRELTSAPIMKSPDWSQPFELMCDASDYAITAVLGQRIDKRPHVIYYASKT